The proteins below come from a single Ailuropoda melanoleuca isolate Jingjing chromosome 1, ASM200744v2, whole genome shotgun sequence genomic window:
- the NOBOX gene encoding homeobox protein NOBOX has product MNSSQLLMGLGLSKPWTRARKLWQLSPVLKGMEAEENEHIGQRVLFPTGQEAGGKPLAPGPEKELLQSPVPHTRDAPSEELPPSRRVAGEKPSSEAPGEPAGADTGRASQPSGSGTLHKDTVMAPPRPQRPGEGCSFPVREAKPGKRSHSPASSKQKMPSVGGLASASSPGAINSAHATHNLVPCGSGRGPCHLANLLSTLAQNRQNTDQKRTPEVTCQVRKKTRTLYRSDQLEELEKIFQEDHYPDSDKRREIAQTVGVTPQRIMVWFQNRRAKWRKVEKLNGKEDKGSPTDPAPTPASSQCRDTRATVFPLPASSSATELPPTMPLAPEPGTFPQEPPLDILTETPMLLTSDQTLAPSQQSENTQRVAVTPPLFSPPPVRRVNLPFPLGPVPTSQVMPLLLDTPGSDSSHKEGPCGSWGTSITPPSTCSYLEELEPPDYQQSPQPGPFLFSQAPQSQLYQQPQPQFSYLHPFPFPTPQSLMPPLSDDSLFTSPYGPSAGPSQGYFPGPPSGQMVLQPPAGNMGTVPWNDPCLPELPFPGPFCPQALGHPPGGDGYFPELFPAPFAPAVSRQPSPGVSQLPEAAGPGAGPFLGKAQEQPPASSAEDPSAPQKVREEDKHGCGP; this is encoded by the exons GTCAGCGGGTGCTGTTCCCCACAGGCCAGGAAGCTGGAGGCAAGCCACTGGCTCCAGGGCCAGAGAAGGAACTGCTGCAGAGTCCAGTCCCCCACACTCGGGATGCCCCAAGTGAGGAATTGCCCCCCTCTCGCCGCGTCGCTGGGGAGAAGCCGTCATCAGAGGCCCCTGGAGAGCCAGCTGGTGCAGATACTGGGAGGGCGAGCCAGCCATCTGGCTCTGGGACTCTCCACAAAGACACAGTCATGGCCCCACCTAGACCCCAGCGTCCCGGGGAAGGCTGTTCCTTCCCAGTGAGAGAGGCAAAGCCAGGGAAGAGGTCCCACTCTCCAGCCTCCAGTAAGCAGAAAATGCCCAGTGTTGGGGGTCTGGCCTCTGCATCATCTCCAGGTGCCATCAACTCCGCCCATGCCACACACAACCTAGTGCCTTGTGGGTCTGGCCGGGGGCCCTGCCATCTGGCCAACCTCCTCAGCACATTGGCTCAGAACAGACAAAACACAGATCAGAAGAGGACCCCAGAAGTGACCTGTCAAGTTCGGAAAAAGACTCGGACCCTATACCGCTCAG ACCAGCTGGAGGAGCTAGAAAAGATCTTCCAAGAGGACCACTACCCAGACAGTGATAAGCGCCGGGAGATTGCCCAGACGGTGGGGGTCACCCCCCAACGCATCATG GTGTGGTTCCAGAATCGCCGGGCAAAGTGGCGAAAAGTGGagaaactgaatgggaaggagGACAAGGGCAGTCCTACAGaccctgcccctacccctgccagCAGTCAGTGCAG GGACACTAGGGCTACGGtgttccccctgcctgcctccagctctgcaACTGAGCTGCCACCTACTATGCccctggccccagagcctggAACCTTCCCTCAGGAGCCCCCTCTGGATATTCTTACAG AGACCCCTATGCTGCTGACCTCTGACCAGACTCTGGCGCCAAGTCAACAGAGTGAGAATACTCAAAGGGTGGCAGTGACTCCACCGCTCTTCAGCCCCCCACCTGTTCGAAGAGTCAACCTTCCTTTTCCCCTGGGCCCTGTCCCGACCTCCCAAGTGATGCCCCTGCTGCTGGATACTCCTGGCAGTGACAGCAGCCACAAAGAGGGCCCCTGTGGCTCCTGGGGGACCAG CATCACCCCCCCATCCACCTGTTCATACTTGGAAGAACTGGAACCCCCGGATTACCAGCAGAGCCCCCAGCCGGGACCATTCCTGTTCTCCCAGGCTCCACAGAGCCAGCTTTACCAACAGCCTCAACCCCAGTTTTCCTACCTGcatcccttccccttccccacgcCCCAGTCCCTGATGCCTCCGCTGTCAGATGACTCCCTCTTCACATCACCTTATGGCCCCAGTGCGGGTCCGTCTCAGGGCTACTTCCCCGGCCCCCCATCAGGACAGATGGTGCTGCAGCCACCTGCTGGGAACATGG GTACAGTCCCCTGGAATGACCCTTGCTTGCCAGAACTGCCTTTCCCTGGTCCCTTCTGTCCGCAAGCCCTTGGGCACCCCCCCGGAGGGGATGGCTACTTCCCGGAGCTGTTCCCAGCCCCCTTCGCTCCAGCCGTGAGCAGGCAGCCTTCTCCAGGTGTCTCCCAGCTGCCTGAAGCCGCTGGACCAGGAGCAGGGCCCTTCCTTGGCAAGGCCCAAGAGCAGCCTCCCGCCTCCTCTGCGGAGGATCCTTCAGCACCCCAGAAGGTCCGAGAGGAAGACAAGCACGGCTGTGGCCCCTAG